The following are encoded in a window of Hemicordylus capensis ecotype Gifberg chromosome 12, rHemCap1.1.pri, whole genome shotgun sequence genomic DNA:
- the GUSB gene encoding beta-glucuronidase, with protein sequence MVGRLLGSAAATLLLVGVLAGCPALALQGGMLYPRESPSRELKDLGGLWSFRADRSVGRDAGFREQWFKQPLRQSGPVMDMPVPASFNEITQDPSLRRFVGWVWYEKEVFPPARWILNEAGTRVVLRIGSAHYYSIVWVNGVQVTEHEGGHLPFEAEISRLLQDAPGEPCRITIAVNNTLTPQTLPPGTVQFFKDESMYPKGYFVQNTRFDFFNYAGIHRPVVLYTTPSAYIDDITVTTEVAGNIGLVQYLISVRGSPRYSLVLTLRNRDGVAVAMGQGSAGELKVSEPALWWPYLMNEQPGYLYSLEVVLSAEAGGDISEDRYTQPVGIRTVHVTSTQFLINGKPFYFHGVNKHEDADIRGKGLDWSLVVKDFNLLRWLGANSFRTSHYPYAEEIMELCDAYGIVVIDECPGVGMRDVANFGNKSLQHHLVVMEELIRRDKNRPSVVMWSVANEPASELALAAYYFKTVIAHTKSIDPTRPVTFVSNANYAQDKGAPYVDVICVNSYFSWYHDPGHLEVIRLQLNSQFENWYRTHQKPIIQSEYGADAVAGLHTDPPLMFSEEYQTALLKEYHAVLDQKRKEYVIGELIWNFADFMTEQGTTRVVGNKKGIFTRQRQPKAAAFLLKERYWKLANESRCFTSLKYEDVCLP encoded by the exons ATGGTTGGGCGGCTGCTGggctctgctgccgccaccctcCTGCTGGTGGGGGTCCTGGCGGGGTGCCCGGCTCTGGCCCTCCAGGGCGGGATGCTCTATCCCCGGGAATCGCCCTCCCGGGAGCTGAAGGACCTCGGCGGGCTCTGGAGCTTCCGGGCAGACCGCTCCGTGGGGAGGGACGCGGGGTTCCGGGAGCAGTGGTTCAAGCAGCCCCTCCGGCAG TCTGGGCCGGTGATGGACATGCCGGTCCCTGCCAGCTTCAACGAGATCACTCAGGACCCCAGCTTGCGGCGATTTGTCGGCTGGGTTTGGTACGAGAAGGAGGTGTTTCCGCCTGCCCGCTGGATCCTGAACGAAGCCGGGACACGTGTGGTGCTCCGGATTGGCAGTGCACATTACTATTCTATCGTG TGGGTCAACGGGGTGCAGGTGACCGAGCACGAAGGGGGCCACCTACCGTTTGAAGCGGAGATCAGCCGCCTCCTTCAGGATGCTCCTGGTGAACCCTGCCGCATCACTATCGCTGTCAACAACACCCTGACTCCCCAAACGCTGCCTCCGGGGACCGTTCAGTTTTTCAAGGATGAGTCCAT GTACCCCAAGGGCTACTTCGTCCAAAACACGCGGTTTGATTTTTTCAACTACGCTGGGATCCACCGCCCTGTCGTGCTGTACACCACCCCCTCCGCGTATATTGATGACATCACGGTGACCACCGAGGTGGCAGGAAACATCG GTTTGGTCCAGTATCTGATCTCGGTCCGTGGGAGCCCTCGGTACTCCTTGGTCCTGACCCTCCGCAACCGGGACGGCGTCGCGGTGGCGATGGGGCAGGGGTCAGCCGGAGAGCTGAAGGTGTCGGAGCCTGCCCTTTGGTGGCCCTACCTGATGAATGAGCAGCCTGGATACCTGTACTCCTTGGAG GTGGTGCTGTCTGCCGAGGCGGGTGGCGACATCTCCGAAGACAGGTACACGCAGCCGGTGGGCATCCGCACGGTGCACGTCACCAGCACCCAGTTCCTCATCAACGGAAAGCCGTTCTACTTCCATGGCGTCAACAAGCACGAAGACGCGGAC atccgcGGCAAAGGGCTGGACTGGTCCCTGGTGGTGAAGGATTTCAACCTCCTGCGCTGGTTGGGCGCCAACTCCTTCCGCACCAGCCACTACCCCTATGCCGAAGAGATCATGGAGCTCTGCGACGCCTACGGCATTGTCGTCATCGATGAGTGCCCCGGAGTGGGCATGAGAGACGT tgccaactTTGGAAACAAATCTCTACAGCACCACCTGGTGGTGATGGAGGAGCTGATCCGCCGGGACAAGAACCGCCCCTCGGTCGTGATGTGGTCCGTGGCCAACGAACCAGCCTCGGAGCTTGCCCTGGCCGCCTACTACTTTAA GACAGTGATCGCTCACACCAAATCCATAGACCCCACCCGGCCTGTGACGTTTGTCTCAAACGCCAACTACGCGCAGGATAAAGGA GCACCTTATGTGGACGTCATCTGCGTGAACAGCTACTTCTCCTGGTACCATGACCCTGGGCACCTGGAGGTGATCAGGCTTCAACTGAACTCGCAGTTTGAGAACTGGTATCGGACTCACCAGAAGCCCATTATCCAGAGCGAATACGGAGCAGATGCCGTCGCTGGCCTCCACACC GACCCACCTCTTATGTTCTCTGAGGAGTACCAGACGGCATTGCTGAAGGAGTATCATGCAGTCTTGGATCAAAAGAGGAAGGAGTACGTGATTGGGGAGCTCATTTGGAACTTTGCCGATTTTATGACAGAACAAG GAACGACACGCGTCGTGGGGAACAAGAAGGGGATTTTTACCCGCCAACGGCAACCCAAAGCAGCCGCTTTTCTTCTGAAAGAGAGATACTGGAAGCTCGCCAACGAATCCAGATGTTTCACGTCACTGAAATATGAGGATGTCTGTTTACCATAA